ATTAGTTTTCGTAGTTATCTAATTCGGTAACTAAAGTTATCTAATTCGGTAACTACGAAAACTAGCAAAAACCCTTGATATAATAGCTTTTTTTACTAGTTAGTTAGCCAATTTACTCTCACTCTCTAATAAGGAGCTTTTCTCTGTTCGTGATTTTTACTCTTTTACCTTACATATCTACGAATATGGAGGATTTCCTCATTCCCCCTTGTTCAGCCTCAACCCTAAAACAAGGAGCCATACTGGTGATATATGTATTGATATAACATAATGAATTTAGAAAATTAAAAGGGAGATAATATCTCAAATAGAAAATATAAGCAAAAAAAGTTTTTTTAAGATATAATCAAAAAGAATAATTTTCAAAAAAAGGAGTTTTTGGAATGGATGGGGAAGTTTTCATTTATTTAAGACCGATCTTTTATTTAATACTAGCTTTTATAATATTAAATTTATTAATTTTAATTTTTATTAAAAGTAAAACTAATAACGGATATATAATATTAAATTCGTTTTTCTTAACTGTACTTGCTTGTATGGTTTGGTTCCAGGGAAATATAATAACAGATGAATTTAATTTAGTAGGAGATTCCCTATATTTCACTTTAACTATAGTCATAGGTATTATTTTCATTATAGGAGCAATAATAAATATAACAAAAAAGAGAGATTCTTAATGAATCTCTCTTTTTTGTTATTTAGGATTACATCCCTTTTTAATAGTTTCTGTAAGACTAGTTGTTGTACGATGTGGTTCTAAATTCCAAGGTGTCTTGAAAGATTGAGCCATAGTTACATGACACTCAAATTGAGCTTTCATAGATGCAGTGTTTTTCCAATTACTGCTCCCTTTATGTTTGTTATAAAGAATAGTCCATGCTTTAGAAGCAGCTACCATTCTTG
Above is a window of Solibacillus sp. FSL R7-0682 DNA encoding:
- a CDS encoding DUF2599 domain-containing protein, yielding MKYISKILIAFALVLSLFTVTNTASASADSFSDYFTSSKWITRDGVVSLSVTPKSSGPLIKAPNGNARMVAASKAWTILYNKHKGSSNWKNTASMKAQFECHVTMAQSFKTPWNLEPHRTTTSLTETIKKGCNPK